A window of the Lolium perenne isolate Kyuss_39 chromosome 7, Kyuss_2.0, whole genome shotgun sequence genome harbors these coding sequences:
- the LOC139833893 gene encoding uncharacterized protein: MSFSSSSSSSSGNPFGQSVQEKLTSSNYLVWKAVVLPAVRGARLFGYLDGSVKAPPEEISVERDESGKNVIVKEENPAYATWIERDQQVLSYLLGSVSLEVLVQVSEHQIAHGAWTAIQEMYASQSCARVMGLRRALNDLKKRELRASVYFNKVKALTDELALAGKKLDEDDVINAVLNGLDAEYNLLVEAISARLQQGISLSEVYAMFLATEARIEAQKDDVSIGGFSANLASRGGYGGGHGGSTGGHRGGSNGGHGYDSRNNQEQGGYGNMGGTGHYGGYGGGRSGGYNHNNSSGQGRGSRYNGPPCQICNKAGHPAYNCFKRFNRSFITPEVQANVVTSEPSYGVDTNWYIDTGATDHVIGELDKLAVPMLINRMVPPSVNIVTSLSTGEPKHVHEALGDIKWKGAMDEEYSALMNNQTWNLVPPPSRGNIIDCKWVYKIKRRSDGTIDRYKAWLVAKGFKQRYGIDYEDTFSPVEVLDVKNAFLHGVLEEEVYMRQPPGYENLQYPGHADTSLFFYRKHGVTIFMLIYVDDIIVTSSSSEAIDDVLKDPRMDFALKDLGSLHYFLRIEATGYHTRLNPLRCMINFCISEL; the protein is encoded by the exons ATGTCTTTCTCAAGCAGTTCGTCGTCTTCAAGCGGGAACCCCTTCGGGCAGTCGGTTCAGGAGAAACTCACGAGTAGCAACTATCTCGTGTGGAAGGCCGTCGTCCTACCGGCGGTTCGAGGTGCTCGTCTGTTCGGATACCTCGATGGCTCAGTCAAAGCACCTCCTGAAGAAATCTCGGTAGAGAGAGACGAGTCCGGGAAAAACGTCATCGTCAAGGAGGAGAATCCAGCCTATGCGACCTGGATCGAAAGAGACCAGCAGGTCCTCTCATATCTTCTTGGTTCAGTCTCACTTGAGGTGTTGGTGCAGGTTTCAGAACACCAGATAGCGCACGGTGCCTGGACAGCCATCCAGGAGATGTACGCGTCCCAGTCGTGTGCTCGCGTCATGGGGCTCCGTCGGGCACTCAATGACCTGAAGAAGCGCGAGTTGCGCGCCTCCGTCTACTTCAACAAAGTCAAAGCACTAACGGACGAGCTGGCTCTTGCCGGCAAGAAGCTAGATGAAGACGATGTCATCAACGCTGTCCTCAACGGTTTAGACGCGGAATACAATCTGCTCGTCGAGGCGATCTCAGCACGTCTGCAGCAAGGCATCTCGCTGAGCGAGGTGTATGCCATGTTTTTGGCAACAGAAGCACGCATTGAAGCACAGAAAGATGATGTTAGCATCGGTGGCTTCTCCGCCAATCTGGCCTCCCGGGGTGGATATGGCGGTGGTCATGGTGGCAGCACTGGAGGACACCGTGGCGGCAGTAATGGAGGTCACGGCTATGACAGCCGGAACAACCAGGAACAAGGCGGCTACGGCAACATGGGCGGCACCGGCCACTATGGTGGCTATGGCGGCGGAAGGAGTGGTGGTTACAACCACAACAACTCGTCGGGTCAAGGACGAGGCTCTCGCTACAATGGTCCGCCCTGCCAGATATGCAACAAGGCAGGACACCCGGCCTACAACTGCTTCAAACGGTTTAATCGCTCCTTCATCACCCCTGAAGTTCAAGCAAATGTGGTGACTTCTGAACCATCCTACGGGGTGGATACCAACTGGTATATTGACACCGGGGCAACTGATCATGTCATCGGAGAATTGGACAAGCTTGCG GTCCCTATGCTCATCAACAGAATGGTTCCGCCGAGCGTAAACATCGTCACATCGTTGAG CACAGGTGAACCTAAACATGTGCATGAGGCGCTTGGTGATATCAAGTGGAAGGGTGCTATGGATGAGGAATACTCTGCCTTGATGAACAATCAAACATGGAATCTTGTCCCTCCTCCTTCTCGTGGCAACATTATTGACTGCAAATGGGTCTATAAAATCAAACGTCGCTCAGATGGCACCATTGATCGGTACAAAGCTTGGTTGGTAGCAAAAGGTTTTAAACAAAGGTATGGCATTGATTATGAGGACACATTTAGTCCAGTGGAAGTG TTAGATGTGAAGAATGCGTTTCTTCATGGCGTTCTAGAAGAAGAGGTTTATATGCGGCAGCCTCCTGGTTATGAGAATCTTCAGTATCCTGGTCAT GCAGATACCTCGTTATTCTTCTATCGCAAGCATGGTGTCACTATCTTTATGCTtatttatgttgatgatattatagtcACCAGCTCATCTTCTGAAGCTATTGATGATGTCCTCAAGGATCCGCGCATGGACTTTGCACTGAAGGACCTTGGCAGCCTACATTATTTCCTTCGAATTGAG GCTACTGGATATCATACACGTCTCAACCCTCTCCGGTGCATGATTAACTTTTGTATCTCTGAACTTTGA